Proteins found in one Fulvitalea axinellae genomic segment:
- a CDS encoding lycopene cyclase family protein, producing the protein MSEKGPEYYDYIIAGAGCAGLALADALLASPVLRDKRILLLDHDFSEIDERTWCFWETEAGPYEHLVRKKWDSLTVFDDNGKIPVVPSPYEYKMVPGRDFRLDIHSRMDKRPENVTLLETEVLSVSPDGTVRTKAGNFCGGQVFDSRFPDIPDEERHPLWLWQHFKGYFVRTDEDFFDDRQATLMDFRTEQFGYTRFFYVLPLSPREALVEYTVFSPELLSERKEYDEALREYIGEKLGLENYTVSGEEFGKIPMTAQRFARCSGKVFYVGSAGGASKASTGYTFSRILRQVRGVVECLERGESLEKIAPGKAKHCFYDGVLLDVLSHNRFPGRDIFSRMFRRNSGYRVLSFLDERAALADDLKIIFSCPVFPFLRAFFSYSRVWL; encoded by the coding sequence ATGAGTGAAAAGGGGCCGGAATATTACGATTACATAATAGCGGGCGCCGGATGCGCTGGCTTGGCCCTTGCTGACGCTTTGCTGGCTTCGCCGGTTTTGCGTGACAAAAGAATACTGCTTCTCGACCATGATTTTTCAGAGATAGACGAACGTACTTGGTGTTTTTGGGAGACCGAAGCCGGGCCTTATGAGCATTTGGTCCGAAAAAAGTGGGACAGCCTAACTGTCTTTGACGATAACGGGAAGATTCCGGTGGTCCCGTCGCCTTACGAATACAAGATGGTTCCCGGGCGTGACTTTAGGCTGGATATACATAGTCGTATGGATAAGCGACCCGAAAATGTGACACTTTTGGAGACGGAAGTTTTGTCCGTTTCTCCTGACGGAACAGTTCGTACAAAGGCCGGAAATTTCTGTGGAGGACAAGTGTTCGACAGCCGTTTTCCGGATATTCCGGACGAAGAGCGTCATCCGCTTTGGCTTTGGCAACACTTCAAAGGATATTTTGTCCGAACGGATGAAGACTTCTTCGATGACCGGCAAGCTACACTGATGGATTTCCGGACGGAACAGTTCGGTTACACACGATTTTTTTATGTGCTTCCGCTGAGCCCTCGTGAGGCTTTGGTGGAGTACACGGTTTTTTCTCCGGAGCTTCTTTCGGAGCGCAAAGAATATGATGAGGCCCTTCGGGAATATATCGGGGAGAAGTTAGGCTTAGAAAATTATACGGTTAGTGGCGAAGAATTCGGGAAGATTCCGATGACGGCACAACGGTTCGCAAGGTGCTCCGGAAAGGTTTTTTATGTGGGAAGCGCTGGCGGAGCTTCAAAAGCTTCGACGGGTTATACTTTTAGCCGGATTTTGCGACAGGTTAGAGGAGTTGTTGAATGCTTGGAACGTGGTGAATCGTTGGAAAAGATTGCTCCGGGAAAGGCGAAACACTGCTTTTATGACGGCGTATTGTTAGATGTTCTTTCTCACAACAGGTTTCCGGGCAGGGATATATTTTCCCGAATGTTCAGAAGAAATTCGGGGTACAGGGTACTGTCTTTTCTGGACGAGCGAGCGGCACTGGCCGATGATCTGAAAATCATTTTTTCCTGTCCAGTATTTCCTTTTCTCCGGGCGTTTTTTTCTTATAGCCGTGTTTGGCTTTAG